The Natrinema pellirubrum DSM 15624 region GTGGGACTTCGGCGAGGCCTACGACAGCAGCGCGGCCTGACTCCGGACTGTCGGGACCCGGTCAATCGGCCCGGACGTCGACTCGATCGAGCGCGTCTTCGACCGCCCGTAGCGCCGTCGCCCCCGCGCGTCGATCGACGACGAGGATCATCGTTCCGTCGGCGACGGCCGCGGCGTCCGGCGCGATCCCCTCGACGTCGAGTCGCTCGAGGGCGGCCCCTGTGGCGGCCGCGTCGACCTCGCCCGTCGCGACGATGGCCGTCGAATCGCCGCCGCAGGGGCCAAAGGCCGCGTCGCCGACGGTTACGAGCGCGTCGTCGCGGTCGGCCCCCTCCTCGAGTCGCCCAACGCCGCTTTCCATCCGCACGCGAACGTCGCGGGAGTCGGTCTCGTGGGCGGGCAACTCGTCGGCGTACCGGCGCAGC contains the following coding sequences:
- a CDS encoding DUF7523 family protein encodes the protein MIARDAVLAMSLAAETRRTVDRRPFLRTALRAGVVNYTAAARSLPIEGEADAIATALRRYADELPAHETDSRDVRVRMESGVGRLEEGADRDDALVTVGDAAFGPCGGDSTAIVATGEVDAAATGAALERLDVEGIAPDAAAVADGTMILVVDRRAGATALRAVEDALDRVDVRAD